In one Oscillospiraceae bacterium genomic region, the following are encoded:
- the pyrK gene encoding dihydroorotate dehydrogenase B (NAD(+)), electron transfer subunit has protein sequence MTQQLDCEVVDIVDLNPHAYSITLAAPHPFQGMTCGRFVHIKCGTGHMLRRPISICDWEGNRLRLVFEIRGEGTGWLAKRRRGDTLDVLGPLGVGFRVEPREKVLLVGGGIGVPPMLSCARAARGGATAVLGFRSADHALLLDEISARCHETVICTDDGSLGEHCYVDAAVRRKLAEEEFTAVLACGPKPMLRAVAKAAAEHNTPCRVSMEERMGCGVGACLVCAVRMADGRMLHACKDGPVFDAAEVDWDE, from the coding sequence ATGACGCAGCAGCTTGACTGCGAGGTTGTGGACATTGTGGACCTCAACCCCCACGCCTATTCCATCACCCTGGCCGCCCCCCACCCCTTTCAGGGGATGACCTGCGGCCGCTTCGTCCACATAAAATGCGGCACCGGCCACATGCTGCGCCGCCCCATCTCGATCTGCGACTGGGAGGGGAACCGCCTGCGCCTGGTCTTTGAGATCCGGGGCGAGGGCACCGGATGGCTGGCCAAGCGGCGGCGGGGGGACACCCTGGATGTGCTGGGCCCGCTGGGCGTGGGCTTCCGGGTGGAGCCGCGGGAGAAGGTGCTGCTGGTGGGGGGCGGTATCGGCGTGCCCCCCATGCTCTCCTGCGCCAGGGCGGCGCGGGGTGGCGCCACGGCGGTGCTGGGCTTCCGCTCGGCGGACCACGCGCTGCTGCTGGACGAGATCTCCGCCCGCTGCCATGAGACGGTGATCTGCACCGACGACGGCAGCCTGGGGGAGCACTGCTACGTGGACGCGGCGGTGCGCCGCAAGCTGGCGGAGGAGGAGTTCACCGCCGTGCTGGCCTGCGGGCCCAAGCCTATGCTGCGCGCGGTGGCCAAGGCGGCGGCGGAGCACAATACCCCCTGCCGGGTGTCCATGGAGGAGCGGATGGGCTGCGGCGTGGGGGCCTGCCTGGTGTGCGCGGTAAGGATGGCCGACGGCAGGATGCTCCACGCCTGCAAGGACGGCCCCGTCTTTGACGCGGCGGAGGTGGACTGGGATGAATAA
- the pyrD_3 gene encoding dihydroorotate dehydrogenase, translating to MNKVDMSVELAGVSFKNPVLVASGTFGFGREYGEFYDLGELGGICAKGLTPLRREGNPSPRIAETPMGILNSVGLQNPGVDDFITDELPALKRSGARVVANISGNTPEEYGEMCEKLSEAGVDMIEVNISCPNVKAGGLAYGTRPELAAEVTEISRRHSTVPVMVKLSPNVTDVTEIARAVAGAGADALSLINTLRGMRIDVATRRPILKMNTGGLSGPAVLPVAVRMVWEVANAVKLPILGMGGVAKAEDAAQLMLAGASAVAVGTACFTDPFAPIRVRDGLEKIAREQGLARVSQLTGAVRPW from the coding sequence ATGAATAAAGTGGATATGTCGGTGGAGCTGGCCGGGGTGTCGTTCAAAAACCCGGTGCTGGTGGCCTCCGGCACCTTCGGCTTCGGCAGGGAGTACGGGGAGTTCTACGACCTCGGCGAGCTGGGTGGCATCTGCGCCAAGGGCCTGACCCCCCTGCGCCGGGAGGGCAACCCCTCCCCCCGCATCGCGGAGACCCCCATGGGCATTCTCAACTCGGTGGGCCTGCAAAACCCCGGCGTGGACGACTTCATCACCGATGAGCTGCCCGCGCTCAAGCGCAGCGGCGCCCGCGTGGTGGCCAATATCTCCGGCAATACCCCGGAGGAGTACGGCGAGATGTGCGAAAAGCTCTCCGAGGCCGGGGTGGACATGATCGAGGTCAACATCTCCTGCCCCAACGTGAAGGCGGGCGGGCTGGCCTACGGCACCCGGCCGGAGCTGGCCGCCGAGGTGACGGAGATCTCCAGGCGCCACTCCACGGTGCCCGTGATGGTGAAGCTCTCCCCCAACGTCACCGACGTGACCGAGATCGCCCGCGCCGTGGCCGGCGCGGGGGCGGACGCCCTGTCGCTGATCAACACCCTGCGGGGGATGCGCATCGACGTGGCGACCCGCAGGCCCATTTTGAAGATGAACACCGGCGGCCTGTCCGGCCCCGCCGTGCTGCCCGTGGCGGTGCGCATGGTGTGGGAGGTGGCCAACGCCGTGAAGCTGCCCATTCTGGGCATGGGCGGCGTGGCCAAGGCCGAGGACGCGGCCCAGCTCATGCTGGCGGGCGCCTCCGCCGTGGCCGTGGGCACCGCCTGCTTCACCGACCCCTTCGCGCCCATCCGGGTGCGGGACGGGCTGGAGAAAATCGCCCGGGAGCAGGGGCTTGCGCGCGTCTCCCAGCTCACCGGGGCGGTGCGGCCCTGGTAG
- the pyrC gene encoding dihydroorotase → MKLLIRQGRLVDPVGGIGGVMDILIENGRVAVIGSNINEPDAQVIEARGLTVCAGLVDMHVHLREPGFEHKETIETGAMAAARGGFTSIACMPNTSPAADCPEVLDYIREKAGAACGVHIWPIGAVTEGERGARLTDFEALKGAGAVALSDDGVPIQNANIMRDGLILAHRQELTILSHCEDADMVKNYAVNEGRVSRQLRLTGRPAIAEEIMVARDAMLAEETGAAVHICHISTAKSVALVRRYKKKGVRITCETCPQYFSLTEDEILTHGTMARVNPPLRTKSDMEGIIEGLKDGTIDAIATDHAPHTADEKAKPLAEAPSGMVGLETALAVALTALYHTGEMGLSDILRKLTINPACILRIPKGRLAIGSDGDMVVFDPEEEWTVHPDRFASKGRNTPFAGRKLKGKVKYTVVNGEIIYKEK, encoded by the coding sequence GTGAAACTGCTCATACGCCAGGGCCGTCTGGTGGACCCCGTGGGGGGCATCGGCGGCGTTATGGACATTTTGATTGAGAACGGCCGGGTGGCCGTCATCGGCAGCAACATCAACGAGCCGGACGCCCAGGTCATCGAGGCCCGGGGCCTGACGGTGTGCGCGGGCCTTGTGGACATGCATGTCCACCTGCGGGAGCCCGGCTTCGAGCACAAGGAGACCATCGAGACCGGGGCCATGGCGGCGGCGCGGGGCGGGTTTACCTCCATCGCCTGCATGCCCAACACCAGCCCCGCGGCGGACTGCCCCGAGGTGCTGGACTACATCCGGGAAAAGGCCGGCGCGGCCTGCGGGGTACATATCTGGCCCATCGGCGCGGTGACGGAGGGGGAGCGGGGCGCGCGGCTGACCGACTTCGAGGCCCTCAAGGGAGCTGGGGCGGTGGCCCTGTCGGACGACGGCGTGCCCATCCAGAACGCAAACATCATGCGCGACGGCCTGATTTTGGCCCACCGGCAGGAGCTGACCATCCTCTCCCACTGCGAGGACGCGGACATGGTGAAAAACTATGCGGTGAACGAGGGGCGGGTCTCCCGCCAGCTCCGCCTGACCGGGCGGCCCGCCATCGCGGAGGAGATCATGGTGGCCCGGGACGCCATGCTGGCCGAGGAGACCGGCGCGGCGGTGCACATCTGCCATATCTCCACCGCCAAGTCGGTGGCCCTGGTGCGGCGCTACAAGAAGAAGGGGGTGCGCATCACCTGCGAGACCTGCCCCCAGTATTTTTCCCTGACCGAGGACGAGATCCTCACCCACGGCACCATGGCGCGGGTGAATCCCCCTCTGCGCACCAAGTCCGACATGGAGGGCATCATCGAGGGGCTCAAGGACGGCACCATCGACGCCATCGCCACCGACCACGCCCCCCACACCGCCGACGAGAAGGCGAAACCCCTGGCCGAGGCCCCCAGCGGCATGGTGGGGCTGGAGACCGCCCTGGCGGTGGCCCTCACGGCGCTCTACCACACGGGGGAGATGGGCCTTTCCGACATCCTGCGCAAACTGACCATCAACCCCGCCTGCATCCTGCGCATCCCCAAGGGCCGCCTCGCCATCGGATCGGACGGGGACATGGTGGTCTTCGACCCGGAGGAGGAGTGGACGGTCCACCCGGACCGGTTCGCCTCCAAGGGCCGCAATACCCCCTTCGCGGGCCGGAAGCTCAAAGGGAAAGTGAAGTACACCGTGGTAAACGGTGAAATCATCTATAAGGAGAAATAA
- the pyrF gene encoding orotidine 5'-phosphate decarboxylase gives MSFDALQEKIIALKNPTVAGLDPKPEQIPPHILEKSYSMFGESLMGAAAAVWEFNKGLIDALCDVVPAVKPQAAYYERLGWRGLEVLERTIRYAHEKGLFVIADIKRGDIGSTAEAYSDAWLGATQVGGQNQSAFNADCVTLNGYMGSDSVKPFLVDCEARGKCVFVLVKTSNPGSGELQNVPAQGGMVYQVMGDLVERLGGGAVGKYGFTPCGAVTGATYPEELRDLRARLPHTFFLVPGYGAQGGTAEDVQYAFGKDGRGAIVNASRSIMCAWKKTGGDGTDYQQAARDAAAAMRDNICRFVGIR, from the coding sequence ATGTCTTTCGACGCCTTACAGGAGAAAATCATCGCGCTGAAAAACCCCACGGTGGCCGGCCTGGACCCCAAGCCGGAGCAGATTCCTCCCCACATCCTGGAAAAGAGCTATTCCATGTTCGGGGAGAGCCTGATGGGCGCGGCGGCCGCGGTCTGGGAGTTCAACAAGGGTCTTATCGACGCGCTGTGCGATGTGGTGCCTGCGGTCAAGCCCCAGGCGGCCTACTATGAGCGCCTGGGCTGGCGCGGGCTGGAGGTGCTGGAGCGCACCATCCGCTACGCCCACGAGAAGGGCCTCTTCGTCATTGCGGACATCAAGCGCGGGGACATCGGCTCCACCGCCGAGGCCTACAGCGACGCCTGGCTGGGCGCCACGCAGGTGGGGGGGCAGAACCAGTCCGCCTTCAACGCCGACTGCGTCACCCTCAACGGCTACATGGGCTCGGACAGCGTCAAGCCGTTTTTGGTCGACTGCGAGGCGCGGGGCAAGTGCGTCTTTGTGCTGGTCAAGACCTCCAACCCCGGCTCCGGCGAGCTGCAGAACGTGCCCGCCCAGGGCGGCATGGTCTACCAGGTCATGGGCGATCTGGTGGAGCGGCTGGGCGGCGGCGCGGTGGGCAAATACGGCTTCACCCCCTGCGGCGCGGTGACCGGGGCCACCTACCCGGAGGAGCTGCGGGATCTCCGCGCCCGCCTGCCCCACACCTTCTTCCTGGTGCCCGGGTACGGCGCCCAGGGCGGCACCGCCGAGGACGTGCAGTACGCCTTCGGCAAGGACGGCCGCGGGGCAATCGTCAACGCCTCCCGCAGCATCATGTGCGCCTGGAAAAAGACCGGCGGGGACGGGACGGACTACCAGCAGGCCGCCCGGGACGCCGCCGCCGCCATGCGGGACAACATCTGCCGCTTCGTCGGCATCCGGTAA
- a CDS encoding aldehyde ferredoxin oxidoreductase encodes MKLPVYIKIDLTAGTREEYPIPEDYFKKYVGGKCLAARLLLDLMPAGLDPLDPRAVLILNTGPLNGTGAPSSSRFNLSFKNVMTGGVASSNCGGQFGVMLKKAGYDGIILTGRSPRPCLVEIVDGEVTISPAEELWGLDMEQTQERLNAHYAKLVIGPAGEHLVRYASAASGERMAGRCGTGAVLGSKNVKALLAYGTRRPEVYDRAGFDKFLGKWVKFIRKHPMTGEALPRYGSAGLVSKANATYALPTHNFKFGHDDGADAVSGETLAETELTRNSGCVSCPIRCERRVKVAGKEVKGPEYETLGFFGPNIDGHDLRKVLDLNYLCDTLGLDTISCASTLAFAMELKERGLADFGLEFGRLDNLEQAIRKLAVREGKYSELANGSKWLAEKYGGREFAMNAKGLEMASYEPRRSVGMGLGYATSNRGGCHLNGGYLALLESVGVLSTDAQSPKSKAELTIFMQDALEAVSSAGCCLFSAQTFVPAIFFHLGPAHWFTRLVGKIATHAGGGVRLMLRMTNLLCFNSFFLLPHAEAIRRATGIRMYTGQFIDLGERAFNLERMFNLREGLTAADDSLPDRLTKEPQEPGQPDTVVPLGEMLPKYYRARGWDEHGAPTPKKLARLGIA; translated from the coding sequence GTGAAGCTGCCGGTTTACATAAAGATTGACCTGACCGCCGGGACCAGGGAGGAGTACCCCATCCCGGAGGACTACTTCAAAAAGTACGTGGGGGGTAAATGCCTGGCCGCCAGGCTGCTGCTGGACCTGATGCCCGCGGGGCTGGATCCGCTGGACCCCCGGGCCGTGCTCATTCTGAACACGGGGCCGCTCAACGGCACCGGGGCCCCGTCCTCCAGCCGGTTCAACCTCTCCTTCAAGAACGTGATGACCGGGGGCGTGGCCTCCTCCAACTGCGGGGGCCAGTTCGGCGTCATGCTGAAAAAGGCGGGGTACGACGGCATTATCCTCACCGGGCGTTCGCCGCGCCCCTGCCTGGTGGAGATTGTGGACGGTGAGGTTACCATAAGTCCGGCGGAGGAGCTGTGGGGCCTGGACATGGAGCAGACCCAGGAGCGGCTGAACGCCCACTACGCCAAGCTGGTCATCGGCCCGGCGGGGGAGCACCTGGTGCGCTACGCCTCCGCCGCCTCGGGCGAGCGGATGGCGGGGCGCTGCGGCACCGGCGCGGTGCTGGGCTCCAAGAACGTGAAGGCCCTGCTGGCTTACGGCACCCGGCGCCCGGAGGTCTACGACCGGGCGGGCTTCGATAAATTCCTGGGCAAATGGGTCAAATTCATCCGCAAGCACCCCATGACCGGGGAGGCCCTGCCCCGGTACGGCAGCGCCGGGCTGGTGAGCAAGGCCAACGCCACCTACGCCCTGCCCACCCACAACTTCAAATTCGGCCACGACGACGGGGCGGACGCGGTGTCTGGCGAGACCCTGGCCGAGACCGAGCTCACCCGCAACAGCGGCTGCGTGTCCTGCCCCATCCGCTGCGAGCGGCGGGTGAAGGTGGCGGGGAAGGAGGTCAAGGGCCCGGAGTACGAGACCCTGGGCTTCTTCGGCCCCAACATCGACGGGCACGACCTGCGTAAGGTGCTGGATCTGAACTATTTGTGCGACACCCTGGGGCTGGACACCATCTCCTGCGCCTCCACCCTGGCCTTCGCCATGGAGCTGAAGGAGCGGGGGCTGGCCGACTTCGGGCTGGAGTTCGGCAGGCTGGACAATCTGGAGCAGGCCATCCGCAAGCTGGCCGTCCGGGAGGGTAAGTATTCCGAGCTGGCCAACGGCAGCAAGTGGCTGGCGGAGAAATACGGCGGCAGGGAGTTCGCCATGAACGCCAAGGGGCTGGAGATGGCCTCCTACGAGCCCCGGCGCTCGGTGGGCATGGGCCTGGGGTACGCCACCTCCAACCGGGGCGGCTGCCACCTGAACGGGGGCTACCTGGCCCTGCTGGAGTCGGTGGGCGTGCTCTCCACCGACGCGCAGAGCCCCAAGAGCAAGGCGGAGCTGACCATCTTCATGCAGGACGCGCTGGAGGCGGTCTCCTCGGCGGGGTGCTGCCTCTTCTCCGCCCAGACCTTCGTCCCGGCCATCTTCTTCCATCTGGGCCCCGCCCACTGGTTCACCCGGCTGGTGGGGAAGATCGCCACCCACGCCGGGGGCGGGGTGCGCCTCATGCTGCGCATGACCAACCTGCTGTGCTTCAATTCCTTCTTCCTGCTGCCCCACGCCGAGGCGATCCGCCGGGCCACGGGCATCCGGATGTACACGGGGCAGTTCATCGACCTGGGGGAGCGCGCCTTCAACCTGGAGCGGATGTTCAACCTGCGGGAGGGCCTCACCGCGGCGGACGACAGCCTGCCCGACCGGCTGACCAAGGAGCCCCAGGAGCCGGGGCAGCCGGACACGGTGGTCCCGCTGGGCGAGATGCTGCCCAAATACTACAGGGCCAGGGGCTGGGACGAACACGGCGCGCCCACGCCCAAAAAGCTGGCCAGATTGGGGATAGCGTGA
- the chlN gene encoding molybdopterin biosynthesis protein MoeB: protein MERYRRNRSALSAAEQAALAERTVLVAGCGGLGGYVVECLARVGVGHIVAVDGDVFEESNLNRQLLSGVENLGQPKALAAAERVRRVNPLVKVTAVEAMFTAENAPALLAGCGAVVDAVDSVRARRVIFAAASALGIPYVHGAVAGWYGRVSVLYPGDGTLDLLYGAALPGEGGDEVVTGNLSFTCAVVGGIQAAETVKVLLDRGGICRDRLFELDLLRGDCQEIALT from the coding sequence GTGGAGCGCTACCGGCGCAACCGCAGCGCCCTTTCGGCGGCGGAGCAGGCGGCGCTGGCGGAGCGCACCGTCCTGGTGGCGGGCTGCGGCGGGCTGGGGGGCTACGTGGTGGAGTGCCTGGCCCGCGTGGGCGTGGGCCACATCGTGGCGGTGGACGGCGACGTGTTCGAGGAGAGCAACTTAAACCGCCAGCTCCTCTCCGGCGTGGAGAACCTGGGACAACCCAAGGCCCTGGCCGCCGCCGAGCGGGTGCGGCGGGTGAACCCCTTGGTCAAGGTCACGGCGGTGGAGGCCATGTTCACCGCCGAAAACGCCCCGGCCCTGCTGGCCGGGTGCGGCGCCGTGGTGGACGCGGTGGACAGCGTGCGCGCGCGGCGGGTTATTTTCGCCGCCGCCTCGGCCCTGGGCATCCCCTACGTCCACGGGGCGGTGGCCGGGTGGTACGGCCGGGTGTCGGTGCTTTACCCGGGGGACGGCACCCTGGACCTGCTCTACGGCGCGGCCCTGCCCGGCGAGGGGGGCGACGAGGTGGTCACGGGCAACCTCAGCTTCACCTGCGCCGTGGTGGGGGGCATCCAGGCCGCCGAGACGGTGAAGGTGCTGCTGGACCGGGGCGGGATCTGCCGGGACCGGCTCTTCGAGCTGGATCTGCTGCGGGGGGACTGCCAGGAGATCGCGTTAACATAA